The sequence TGGTCTTATTGCCGATCATATTTTTAAGTTTGATATCGGGTATGTTGTATACCTCATTTCCTTTTAGGATATCTACATTGGCATTTTCGTATGTGATAAATAGTGATCCGTCAAATTCGTTATAGCGAAGTGCTGTGATACCAACATCTGATAGAATATTAGCTTTCGAATACGTTTCGATTGAGTTATCATCCAGGTTATAACTGAACATTCCAGATGAAGTGGCACCGTAAATAATACCATCTGCATGTACGATTGCGATTGTATTTGTAAAAGGCAAATGGTCTCTCCACTGGTCTATTCCTACGCCTTGAGCGAAGGATTGGATAGCTAATAACAGAAGTATAATAAGGGCTTTTCCTCTCACCATATAAAAGTAGGAATAATCGAAGTAACTGGTTAAACTAATAAGGAATAGAAATATTGTTTAATCTGAGCTCAAACGAGCCTAAACCGATTGTTATCTTTTATATTTGCGCTTCCAAGATGGCTCCGTAGCATAACTGGATAATGCACTAGATTTCGGCTCTAGCGATTATAGGTTCGAATCCTATCGGGGTCACAGAATAGGACAAACTGGTTTCTTTACTAGTTTGTCCTTTTAGCTTTCCCTCGTATTGCCTATTATGACTTGAAAGTAGAAGAACTGCTTCATTGGTTCGAGTGGTTCGAAATCCGTTTTTAGAATAGGTTAAGTTTTCAGGAAATATCGAACCAATTATCTTTTGTTTGGTATTTGTATCTGATTCAGAGTAGATTACATCTAAATTTTCGATAAAAGAACAACCAAACTTGAGGTACTCTTCAAACTCGGTGCTCAAAACGTTTATTTCGGCTTTGTCAACGGACAATTCATTGAGTTTATACTCATACTTTGTCTTCATACTATTGTAATCCGAACTTGAAATATTTCCGTCCGCAAAATCATCTTGAAGTTTGCTAATTCTATTCTCATTGAGTTCAATGGCCTCATTTACTTTTCTAACTTTTGCTCCTTTGCTTGCACCATTATCTTTTAGCTCATTGTTGATGATTTTATAATACAGTTGTGTGATTTCTTTACTGGCCGTGAATGTTCCAAGCAACTCTTCAAACTGACTATTCAAATCTTTTGCTTTATATCTTATTTTACATCCTTTTGTACAGTGATAATAGAAATACCTGCCTCCGTTTCCTTTAGATGCGCTTCCAGTTAGTTTTCTCCCACAACATTCACAATTTAGACTTCCTCTTAGAGGTAAGTCATCCTGTTTTTTGTAGACGGGTGGAGCTTTCTTTGATTTGCCGTTAATATTTTGTTGAACTTTATGGAACAATGGTTCGGATATCAAAGCTTCGTGAATTCCTTCAACAACAATCTCTTCTTCTTCCTTGTAAGCTGGGATTTTGAGTTTTCCGATGTAGGTGTAATTTCTGAGTAAAACCGAAAACTGGTTTTTACTACACTTAAAGCCATCCGATTTTAATTCTTTAAGAGTATCAACCTGACTACATTCTCCTGAAGCCATCATTTCAAATGCTCTTTCTATAAACGGTGCGTTTTCGTTGGGTACTATTATGGGTTTATTATTGTCATCTCTTTTATTCGCATATCCTTTGGGGGCAACACCAAGAAACCGACCTTCCTTTCGCGCTTTTCTCATGCCACTTGTTACATTCATGGAACGCCTGTCGTTTTCTACTTCTGGAAGTATCAAATACCAACCCAACATAACTTTGTTTTCGGGTATTGATAAATCTAAAGGTTGTTCTATAGCTTGGGATTCTACGTTAAATTGAACGCTCAATTTATCCAGCATTGCGTATGAATGAGTAGCGTTTCTTGAAAACCTGTCCCATTTGATAAAGAGTAAAAGGTCTACATTTCGTTTATTTGATTTAATAAACTCAACCATCTTTTTAAATGCTGGTCTTTCAAATGTCTTTGCAGAGTGGTCATCTTGGTAATGAGTAACAACGGCGATATTTTTCAGTTCACAATATTTCCTGAGCCGTTCTTCTTGATCTCGTAAGCTGTAACCTTTGTCCGCTTGTTCGTCTGTTGAAACTCTCGTGTAAATTATCGCTCTTTTATTCATCGCTATTAACTGGCCTGTCCATATTCTATATCATTATCTATTTGAATTGATTTTTGCTCTACTTTATTCTGCATTTTCTTATAGAATAATTGAATATCAATTCTAGCTATAAAGTACAAAAAATCTCGAATTTTTCTTAATTCTTCTAGAGAATAATTATCTGAACCCCTGTTAAGCAATGACTTGCAACGGTCAAGTGATATTTTTCCTATTTTTTTCATGCTTTTCAATTTTTGGTCTTGACTGGTTTTATGAAACCAATTCAAGGCTGGTTAAAAAATTAAAAGGTCAGGAATTATAAAAATAGAAGAACAACCTTTTGTCCTGTTCAATGCACGGGTTAGAGAATGCGATGTGGAATCATCAGGTGCATTATGGTATTAATAACGTTGAAATGTAAGTGATTATTGTTTTCGCTAAGCTGACTTGTTTAGTGTCATCAATGGAATCTCATCATTTAGTTTTATAAAATAAGGAGTGTTATGCCTTGCAGAATTATCAGTAGTTCCAAATTTAAAAGAGATTTCAGGGTCTACATTTTCTTTGATAACTTGATCTAGCATGTCGGAAAAACTTCTATCGTCAACCTCATCGCTTCTGTAAATTATAATTCCTTGTTGATCTCTTATTGTCCAAAATTTATATCTGGGAATTTGAACTTTGGCTCGCTCAATGGTTATGTAATATTTTTCTTCGCTCATGTGTTGTTCAGTTTTAGAAAACCACGTTGAGGAGATTTATTGAAACTTATCTTCTAGGTATTTAGGAATACCGCTGTGGTTGTAGAAGTTAAACGGGAATGGAGTGGGATTATTGTTTTGTGTTAGTTAACGTATTTGAATTTCCAACATTTGATATTCCGAAATTTAACGACTAAGAAACCTAAAAAAGGAATTAACTCTCCTATCTGTAACCAATATTTGATTCAGCTACTTTGGAAAGTACAGATTGAGGATTTGTGTACAGCATATTAGTAGAATCAAGTCCGTAATAATTTCTTATCAATAATTCAGGATTATCACTTTCCAGTAGTTCGTTCTCTTCAAATTTCGATAGTTTACAAATGCCGAAGTTTTTGATGTAATTTTTGCTCATCGAAATATAACCAGACGAATAATCTTTCGTCATGTTTTTAATGTAGTCAAAGAATACATCTGATTCCATAATTCTCTTTAATACTTTCAGCTCTTTTAAGCTTTCAGAAACTATGGCAATCCCGCTATAAAACAGAAGCGCTTTGTCTTTAGAAATAGTAAATGAAGGACGTTCACTTATGTGTGGGAAAAACAATTTATATGCATTAATGTCCATTGACTGTCTTCGACCATATGCGTACCATTTTTCATATTTCTTATTTCCTTTATCTCGTCTCCTTAACACTACTTTATGGTCGCTTAAATATTTGTAAGTAAGAGGATATTTATTAATAAAGGTGTTTTCATCGAGCACTATCAACTCATTCTTCATCGATTCGTACGGAAAAATAATCTTCTCAGTATTTTCTTTTAACTGCTTTTCAGACCTAAGTTTATTAGGATTAGCAATGTCTCTACAAATATCTTTTTCTATTGGATAATCTTTCCCCTCCTTTGTTCTTAATGTGTAATAATTCTCATCTTCTGAAACAGGAAAAAACTTGTAAATATAATTAGCCAAGGTCGCGATCCCGTTCCTTGTTACAAATCGATTCTTTAGGGGTGTTCCTACAGATTCAATTTTATTGATGTACTTGGTTTGATCAACAGATTCAACCAAATTCCATCCATCATTATCAGCTAAAGAGTCATAGTCAAACCTAATAAATTGGTTATCTCTTAATTTATTCAAGTCAGCAGATAGAGCTTTTTTGTAACGAACGCTACCAATGGAATTTTGCAGAAAGCATATACACGTATATGTACTTCTATTTTTGAATATCTGTTCACCTCCAAAATTGATGATTTTAATATCTACTCTATTGCTGGAGAAATAGTTTCTTAGAGATCTACCATTAACGCTTTTAATAAATGTGTTCACCGTAATATAGCCAAGGATACCCTTTGGTTTTAAAATTTCATATCCGAGCTGAAAGAAAGGAATATATAAATCAGGGTGACCGCTTTGAGAAACCGACCAATTCTTAACTAAATCTAAAGATTCCTTAACCATGTTCCGCGAACAAACATAAGGAGGGTTTCCTACTACTATATCAAACCCTTCAAAGGATTCATCTTGCGTTCTCCAATTAAAATCCAATGCATTGCCTTTATAAAGATTGAAATCATATACTTTAAGATCTTCTCCTTCTGAGATTGCAAGAAGTAATAAAAGCAATTTTGATCGTTCAACAGAATATTCTTCAGTGTCCAATCCAAAAAGTTGATTCTTGAAAATTTCTTTGTAGGAAGATTGTGTTTCCTCCCTTAATATTTGAGCTGTGGTATATAAGAATCCAGCACAACCACAAGCGGGATCACATATTTGCAAATCACTTATCTCTTGGGCGTGTGATTCGAAAGATTTCCTTACTATATATTCTCTAATATATTCTGGAGTATATACCGCTCCGTTTACAATTTTCTCTTCTGGTGATATTACAAATTCAAAGAGTTCAATTAACTGCTCAAAAGAATCTACTGTTTGAATTTTT comes from Flavobacteriales bacterium and encodes:
- a CDS encoding recombinase family protein, which produces MLGWYLILPEVENDRRSMNVTSGMRKARKEGRFLGVAPKGYANKRDDNNKPIIVPNENAPFIERAFEMMASGECSQVDTLKELKSDGFKCSKNQFSVLLRNYTYIGKLKIPAYKEEEEIVVEGIHEALISEPLFHKVQQNINGKSKKAPPVYKKQDDLPLRGSLNCECCGRKLTGSASKGNGGRYFYYHCTKGCKIRYKAKDLNSQFEELLGTFTASKEITQLYYKIINNELKDNGASKGAKVRKVNEAIELNENRISKLQDDFADGNISSSDYNSMKTKYEYKLNELSVDKAEINVLSTEFEEYLKFGCSFIENLDVIYSESDTNTKQKIIGSIFPENLTYSKNGFRTTRTNEAVLLLSSHNRQYEGKLKGQTSKETSLSYSVTPIGFEPIIARAEI
- a CDS encoding SAM-dependent DNA methyltransferase, with the protein product MNKLIIQEGDDDHDKLLEFVKIQTVDSFEQLIELFEFVISPEEKIVNGAVYTPEYIREYIVRKSFESHAQEISDLQICDPACGCAGFLYTTAQILREETQSSYKEIFKNQLFGLDTEEYSVERSKLLLLLLAISEGEDLKVYDFNLYKGNALDFNWRTQDESFEGFDIVVGNPPYVCSRNMVKESLDLVKNWSVSQSGHPDLYIPFFQLGYEILKPKGILGYITVNTFIKSVNGRSLRNYFSSNRVDIKIINFGGEQIFKNRSTYTCICFLQNSIGSVRYKKALSADLNKLRDNQFIRFDYDSLADNDGWNLVESVDQTKYINKIESVGTPLKNRFVTRNGIATLANYIYKFFPVSEDENYYTLRTKEGKDYPIEKDICRDIANPNKLRSEKQLKENTEKIIFPYESMKNELIVLDENTFINKYPLTYKYLSDHKVVLRRRDKGNKKYEKWYAYGRRQSMDINAYKLFFPHISERPSFTISKDKALLFYSGIAIVSESLKELKVLKRIMESDVFFDYIKNMTKDYSSGYISMSKNYIKNFGICKLSKFEENELLESDNPELLIRNYYGLDSTNMLYTNPQSVLSKVAESNIGYR